Proteins encoded together in one Hevea brasiliensis isolate MT/VB/25A 57/8 chromosome 16, ASM3005281v1, whole genome shotgun sequence window:
- the LOC110649780 gene encoding uncharacterized protein LOC110649780, translating into MAFVTANAGVKVNIKSQPDAFWTHIQLSTNWFRVAVPDLYTSIVLPDPSNSAVRTVTYGQSSQNIKSSTERITENSQAKLTYTVTAGDILQKYKVNTFQATILYPNDKWVEWNWTYNYLPEDQKNVIDLDADIAEIAAKTLAKLDNYLKKQ; encoded by the exons ATGGCGTTTGTCACTGCCAATGCTGGAGTTAAAGTTAATATCAAGAGTCAACCAGATGCGTTCTGGACTCATATTCAACTGTCCACAAATTGGTTTCGTGTTGCCGTTCCTGACCTATATACATCAATAGTATTGCCAGATCCCAGTAACAGTGCGGTGCGCACAGTCACGTATGGCCAAA GTTCTCAGAATATCAAATCCTCGACTGAGCGCATCACCGAAAACAGTCAGGCAAAATTAACTTACACTGTAACTGCCGGTGATATCCTCCAAAAATATAAAGTCAACACCTTCCAGGCTACAATACTTTACCCAAATGACAAATGGGTGGAATGGAACTGGACCTACAACTATCTCCCAGaggaccaaaaaaatgttattgacCTTGATGCAGACATTGCAGAGATTGCAGCGAAGACGCTGGCAAAACTTGATAACTACCTTAAAAAACAGTAG
- the LOC110649781 gene encoding uncharacterized protein LOC110649781, producing the protein MAFVTANAGVKVNIKSQPDAFWTHIQLSTNWFRVAVPDLYTSIVLPDPSNSAVRTVTYGQSSQNIKSSTESITENSQAKLTYTITAGDILQKYKVNTFQATILYPNDKWVEWNWTYNYLPEDQKNVIDLDADIAEIAVKTLAKLDNYLKKQ; encoded by the exons ATGGCGTTTGTCACTGCCAATGCTGGAGTTAAAGTTAATATCAAGAGTCAACCAGATGCGTTCTGGACTCATATTCAACTGTCCACAAATTGGTTTCGTGTTGCCGTTCCTGACCTATATACATCAATAGTATTACCAGATCCTAGTAACAGTGCGGTGCGCACAGTCACGTATGGCCAAA GTTCTCAGAATATCAAATCCTCGACTGAGAGCATCACTGAAAACAGTCAGGCAAAATTAACCTACACTATAACTGCCGGTGATATCCTCCAAAAATATAAAGTCAACACCTTCCAAGCTACAATACTTTACCCAAATGACAAATGGGTGGAATGGAACTGGACCTACAACTATCTCCCAGaggaccaaaaaaatgttattgacCTTGATGCAGACATTGCAGAGATTGCGGTGAAGACGCTGGCAAAACTTGATAACTATCTTAAAAAACAGTAG